In Paroedura picta isolate Pp20150507F chromosome 6, Ppicta_v3.0, whole genome shotgun sequence, one genomic interval encodes:
- the ANKRD49 gene encoding ankyrin repeat domain-containing protein 49, which translates to MDGGEKLSDKNIEEEAKDDKDFPESFNQLELLETHRHLIPTGTQSLWSGDSDEEDQDEKNEEWYQAQEKKLESSPDKLLLWAAEKNRLNTVQRLLSENLAPVNVQDEDQYTPLHRAAYNGHLEVVRELIAHGADVHALTVDSWTPLHSACKWNNTKIASFLLQHGADINAQTNGLLTPLHLASGNRESKETLELLLMNRYLKPNLKNNLDETAYDIARRTDIYHYLFEIVEGCTNSVSDP; encoded by the exons ATGGACGGAGGTGAGAAATTGTCTGACAAGAATATAGAGGAGGAGGCAAAAGATGACAAAGACTTTCCTGAGAGTTTTAATCAACTGGAATTGCTGGAGACACACAGGCACCTGATCCCCACCGGGACACAGAGCCTTTGGTCTGGAGATTCTGATGAGGAAGATCAGGATGAAAAAAATGAGGAATGGTACCAAGCCCAGGAGAAAAAGCTGGAGAGCAGCCCAGATAAGCTGTTGCTTTGGGCAGCTGAAAAAAATCGA CTTAACACAGTACAAAGGCTCCTATCTGAAAACCTCGCTCCAGTCAACGTCCAGGATGAAGACCAATACACCCCCCTCCACCGCGCTGCCTACAATGGCCACTTAGAAGTCGTGCGTGAATTGATTGCCCACGGCGCAGATGTCCATGCTTTGACGGTGGACAGCTGGACACCCCTCCACAGCGCCTGCAAGTGGAACAACACAAAGATAGCCTCATTCCTGCTTCAACATGGGGCAGACATCAATGCTCAGACCAATGGCTTGCTCACCCCACTTCACCTTGCTTCAGGAAACAGGGAGAGTAAGGAAACCCTTGAACTCCTGCTGATGAATCGCTATTTGAAGCCAAATCTCAAAAACAACCTGGATGAGACGGCCTACGATATCGCTCGCAGGACTGACATCTATCACTACCTGTTCGAAATTGTCGAAGGTTGCACAAATTCCGTGTCGGATCCTTAG
- the C6H11orf97 gene encoding uncharacterized protein C11orf97 homolog isoform X1: protein MPTNEGPGLGASPASRPGAPPRRSPPSLAGRAQPESRRGSARKKFVYVEPPRRVKEVLEEELYFRRDECRIKHPSEVALEGIWSLKRNFPVGGFKPASSSQTPSSLLPQPKYYSRHAVIGRQPI from the exons ATGCCAACCAACGAAGGCCCGGGCCTGGGCGCCTCCCCTGCCTCTAGGCCTGGCGCGCCTCCTCGCCGCTCACCCCCTTCCCTCGCCGGCCGCGCTCAGCCCGAATCCCGCCGGGGCTCAGCCC GGAAGAAATTCGTATACGTGGAACCTCCTCGGAGAGTTAAGGAAGTTCTCGAAGAAGAGCTTTATTTCAGGAGAGATGAGTGCCGAATCAAGCACCCTTCAGAAG tggccctggaagggatttgGAGCTTGAAAAGGAATTTCCCCGTGGGAGGCTTCAAGCCAGCGTCGTCGTCGCAGACTCCAAGCAGCCTGCTTCCCCAGCCCAAGTACTACTCCAGGCATGCCGTCATAGGAA GACAGCCCATCTGA
- the C6H11orf97 gene encoding uncharacterized protein C11orf97 homolog isoform X2: protein MREAAGEPAEARAGDSGSRIYAEYKEGGQPWKKFVYVEPPRRVKEVLEEELYFRRDECRIKHPSEVALEGIWSLKRNFPVGGFKPASSSQTPSSLLPQPKYYSRHAVIGRQPI, encoded by the exons aTGAGGGAGGCGGCCGGGGAGCCGGCGGAGGCGCGGGCTGGGGACTCGGGGAGCCGGATCTATGCGGAGTACAAGGAAGGGGGGCAGCCCT GGAAGAAATTCGTATACGTGGAACCTCCTCGGAGAGTTAAGGAAGTTCTCGAAGAAGAGCTTTATTTCAGGAGAGATGAGTGCCGAATCAAGCACCCTTCAGAAG tggccctggaagggatttgGAGCTTGAAAAGGAATTTCCCCGTGGGAGGCTTCAAGCCAGCGTCGTCGTCGCAGACTCCAAGCAGCCTGCTTCCCCAGCCCAAGTACTACTCCAGGCATGCCGTCATAGGAA GACAGCCCATCTGA
- the FUT4 gene encoding alpha-(1,3)-fucosyltransferase 4 codes for MAGRGGQVGPRAPPEGQGAGRRRWPPPPPPPPGEQRRPEQQQQQHAAAPSADPEARAGGGGCGERLPAGWQGASMEPAGGGGGRRRRRRGARWLRACRCRCAWRPSSSPSSAQGQWRLLAAGLTCCAALALYAASSLHDLPGPLGRASGSSSEAPLRVLLWWEPFGRGRPLGDCRARYNISACSVTANRSGHGEAHAILFHHRDLAAHGAHQLPAARPPAQRWVWMNFESPSHSPGLRGLRGLFNWTMSYRVDSDVFVPYGYLRPRRAPPAPLALPAKRKLVAWVISNWNEEHARVRYFRQLRRYLPVDVYGARGRRLKDDSVVETVADYKFYLAFENSQHQDYITEKLWRNAFKSRAVPVVLGPPRSNYELFIPADSFIHVDDFASPAQLAIYLKFLDKNKSRYRRYFAWRRRYDVRVTAFWDEHCCRVCEAIRAAGHQRKTVQNLAHWFES; via the coding sequence ATGGCCGGGCGGGGCGGGCAGGTCGGGCCGCGGGCGCCGCCAGAAGGGCAGGGCGCGGGGCGGAGGCgctggccgcctcctcctcctcctcctcccggggaGCAGCGGCGgccggagcagcagcagcagcagcatgcggCGGCCCCGTCGGCGGATCCCGAGGCgcgggctggcggcggcggctgcggcgaGCGCCTCCCGGCGGGTTGGCAAGGGGCGTCGATGGAGCctgcggggggcggcggcgggcgtcGCCGGCGTCGTCGGGGGGCGCGCTGGTTGCGcgcgtgccgctgccgctgcgcCTGGCGTCCATCATCGTCGCCGTCGTCGGCGCAGGGCCAGTGGCGTCTGCTGGCGGCCGGGCTGACGTGCTGCGCCGCGCTGGCCCTGTACGCCGCCAGCAGCCTGCACGACCTGCCGGGTCCGCTGGGCCGGGCGTCCGGGTCGTCGTCGGAGGCGCCGCTGCGGGTGCTGCTGTGGTGGGAGCCCTTCGGGCGCGGGCGGCCGCTGGGCGACTGCCGCGCGCGCTACAACATCAGCGCCTGCAGCGTGACGGCCAACCGGAGCGGCCACGGCGAGGCGCACGCCATCCTCTTCCACCACCGCGACCTGGCCGCGCACGGCGCCCACCAgctgcccgccgcccgcccgccggcgcaGCGCTGGGTGTGGATGAACTTCGAGTCGCCCTCGCACTCGCCGGGCCTGCGCGGCCTGCGCGGCCTCTTCAACTGGACCATGTCCTACCGCGTCGACTCCGACGTCTTCGTGCCCTACGGCTACCTGAGGCCCCGGCGCGCGCCCCCGGCCCCGCTCGCCCTGCCCGCCAAGCGCAAGCTGGTCGCCTGGGTCATCAGCAACTGGAACGAGGAGCACGCCCGCGTCCGCTACTTCCGACAGCTCCGGCGCTACCTGCCCGTCGACGTGTACGGCGCCCGGGGCCGCCGGCTGAAGGACGACAGCGTGGTGGAGACAGTGGCCGACTACAAGTTCTACCTGGCCTTCGAGAACTCCCAGCACCAGGACTACATCACCGAGAAGCTCTGGAGGAACGCCTTCAAGTCGCGGGCCGTGCCCGTCGTCCTCGGGCCGCCCCGGTCCAACTACGAGCTCTTCATCCCCGCCGACTCCTTCATCCACGTGGACGACTTCGCCAGCCCCGCGCAGCTGGCCATCTACTTgaagttcctggacaagaacAAGAGCAGGTACAGGCGGTACTTCGCCTGGCGGAGGAGGTACGACGTCCGCGTCACTGCCTTCTGGGACGAGCACTGCTGCCGCGTTTGCGAGGCCATCCGCGCCGCCGGGCACCAGCGAAAGACCGTCCAGAACCTGGCCCACTGGTTCGAGAGCTGA